From Carya illinoinensis cultivar Pawnee chromosome 5, C.illinoinensisPawnee_v1, whole genome shotgun sequence, one genomic window encodes:
- the LOC122308736 gene encoding protein PLANT CADMIUM RESISTANCE 2-like, whose translation MYSSSNPEGYDQEYSDEKHIFAEDTTNSTGIPVSSDSQEYDDSSSSRPAVFRVQSRVRGPWSSGLCDCFMDKKTCCVTFWCPCITFGQIAEIVDKGSTSCGANGALYALICCVICCPSLYSCFYRSKMRQQYLLRERPCGDCLVHCFCEQCALCQEHRELKTRGFDMTIGWHGNVEQRSRGVTAAMKAPEKEAGMSR comes from the exons ATGTATTCATCATCAAACCCAGAAGGTTATGATCAGGAGTACTCCGACGAGAAGCATATATTCGCGGAGGACACCACGAATAGTACTGGTATTCCAGTCAGCTCCGACAGCCAAGAATATGATGACTCTTCCAGTTCCAGGCCTGCTGTGTTTCGTGTTCAGTCTAGAGTTCGGGGCCCTTGGTCCTCCGGCCTCTGTGACTGTTTCATGGACAAAAAAACTT GTTGCGTGACCTTCTGGTGCCCCTGCATTACTTTTGGACAAATTGCAGAGATTGTGGATAAAGGATCAACAT CTTGTGGAGCGAATGGAGCTTTGTACGCACTAATCTGCTGCGTGATCTGCTGTCCAAGCCTGTACTCATGCTTTTACAGGTCGAAGATGAGGCAACAGTACCTGCTGCGGGAGAGACCCTGCGGAGATTGCTTGGTTCATTGCTTCTGTGAGCAATGTGCTTTGTGCCAAGAGCATCGTGAGCTCAAAACCCGTGGCTTCGACATGACCATCG GCTGGCATGGAAACGTGGAGCAACGTAGTCGCGGGGTCACCGCGGCAATGAAGGCTCCGGAGAAGGAAGCAGGCATGAGCCGATAG
- the LOC122308737 gene encoding protein PLANT CADMIUM RESISTANCE 2-like produces the protein MYSSSNPEGYDQEYSDEKHIFAEDTTNSTGIPVSSDSQEYDDSSSSRPAVFHVQSRVRGPWSSGLCDCFMDKKTCCVTFWCPCITFGQIAEIVDKGSTSCGANGALYALICCVICCPSLYSCFYRSKMRQQYLLRERPCGDCLVHCFCEQCALCQEHRELKTRGFDMTIGWHGNVEQRSRGVTAAMKAPEKEAGMSR, from the exons ATGTATTCATCATCAAACCCAGAAGGTTATGATCAGGAGTACTCCGACGAGAAGCATATATTCGCGGAGGACACCACGAATAGTACTGGTATTCCAGTCAGCTCCGACAGCCAAGAATATGATGACTCTTCCAGTTCCAGGCCTGCTGTGTTTCATGTTCAGTCTAGAGTTCGGGGCCCTTGGTCCTCCGGCCTCTGTGACTGTTTCATGGACAAAAAAACTT GTTGCGTGACCTTCTGGTGCCCCTGCATTACTTTTGGACAAATTGCAGAGATTGTGGATAAAGGATCAACAT CTTGTGGAGCGAATGGAGCTTTGTACGCACTAATCTGCTGCGTGATCTGCTGTCCAAGCCTGTACTCATGCTTTTACAGGTCGAAGATGAGGCAACAGTACCTGCTGCGGGAGAGACCCTGCGGAGATTGCTTGGTTCATTGCTTCTGTGAGCAATGTGCTTTGTGCCAAGAGCATCGTGAGCTCAAAACCCGTGGCTTCGACATGACCATCG GCTGGCATGGAAACGTGGAGCAACGTAGTCGCGGGGTCACCGCGGCAATGAAGGCTCCGGAGAAGGAAGCAGGCATGAGCCGATAG